A single genomic interval of Phycisphaeraceae bacterium harbors:
- a CDS encoding HPr family phosphocarrier protein, translated as MVSARIVIQNKLGLHARPAMTFTETASRFQASVTVRRCDGDETVDGKSIMQMLLLAGTQGTELEICVDGTDEAAALDALVTLVNRRFDEE; from the coding sequence GTGGTCAGCGCACGCATCGTCATCCAGAACAAGCTCGGGCTGCATGCGCGGCCGGCGATGACATTCACCGAAACTGCGTCGCGCTTTCAGGCCTCAGTCACAGTGCGCCGATGCGACGGCGACGAGACGGTTGACGGCAAGAGCATCATGCAGATGCTCCTGCTCGCGGGAACGCAGGGCACCGAACTCGAGATCTGCGTCGACGGCACCGATGAGGCGGCGGCACTCGACGCGCTCGTCACGCTGGTCAATCGGCGCTTCGACGAGGAGTGA
- the raiA gene encoding ribosome-associated translation inhibitor RaiA produces the protein MQVNISARHMDLTGPIEAYIHKKVERITRHFDRVQQLSVVIEKQPRHGFHVELITDIEGHADFVANSTHEDLYAAVDLVVDRGVRQLTDHKEKVRNHHHPHQ, from the coding sequence ATGCAGGTGAATATTTCGGCCAGGCACATGGACCTCACGGGCCCGATCGAGGCCTACATCCACAAGAAAGTCGAGCGCATCACGCGCCATTTCGACCGCGTTCAGCAACTCTCCGTGGTCATTGAGAAGCAGCCTCGGCATGGATTCCATGTCGAGCTGATCACCGACATCGAGGGTCACGCCGACTTCGTGGCGAACTCGACCCACGAGGATCTCTACGCCGCTGTGGACCTGGTGGTGGATCGCGGCGTGCGCCAGCTCACCGACCACAAGGAGAAGGTCCGCAATCACCACCACCCGCACCAGTGA
- a CDS encoding NAD(P)-dependent glycerol-3-phosphate dehydrogenase — protein sequence MPMPPAPASDDSTVPVTIVGDGQMGLVLARLLAEKNAPCVLSGPFPDEVERLARERRSPRLPDFTLPDSIRVEPIAARALHGAALVVNAIPTQFIRAVWVPLASSLPREAVVMSVAKGFERGSHRLPCDILAESLRTPTNATPPMVALTGPTIAAELARRLPAAMLAASHHAEAAHLVQRVFTTPWLRIYTHDDPVGAEVAGALKNVIALAAGMIDGLGLGFNAKSALLARGLAEMVRLGVALGARTETFFGIAGVGDLATTCFSPEGRNRACGEAIGRGATLNEHLARTRSVVEGVETARSVADLARDRGVDMPITDAVCRILFDGLPPLDAIHELMTREAKSERIG from the coding sequence GTGCCGATGCCGCCTGCACCTGCGTCCGATGACTCCACTGTGCCGGTGACCATCGTGGGCGATGGGCAGATGGGTCTCGTGCTCGCGAGACTCCTCGCCGAGAAGAACGCGCCATGCGTCCTCTCCGGCCCATTCCCCGACGAGGTCGAGCGACTTGCCCGCGAGCGGCGCTCCCCGCGGCTGCCCGACTTCACGCTGCCGGACTCGATCAGGGTGGAGCCGATCGCCGCCCGCGCGCTGCACGGCGCGGCGCTCGTCGTCAATGCCATTCCCACCCAGTTCATTCGCGCGGTCTGGGTGCCTCTCGCGTCGTCGCTTCCGCGCGAGGCGGTGGTGATGAGCGTCGCCAAGGGCTTCGAGCGCGGCTCTCATCGGCTGCCCTGCGACATTCTCGCGGAATCGCTGCGAACTCCGACGAACGCCACGCCGCCAATGGTGGCACTCACCGGCCCCACAATCGCCGCGGAACTCGCGCGTCGCCTGCCTGCCGCCATGCTGGCCGCCAGCCACCACGCGGAGGCCGCGCATCTGGTCCAGCGCGTCTTCACCACGCCGTGGCTGCGCATCTACACCCACGACGACCCGGTGGGCGCCGAAGTCGCGGGCGCCCTCAAGAATGTCATCGCGCTCGCAGCAGGCATGATCGATGGACTCGGGCTCGGCTTCAATGCGAAGAGTGCGCTCCTCGCGCGCGGTCTCGCCGAGATGGTCAGGCTTGGCGTGGCGCTCGGCGCGAGAACGGAGACCTTCTTCGGGATCGCAGGAGTGGGTGATCTCGCGACGACATGCTTCAGTCCGGAGGGCCGCAATCGCGCCTGCGGAGAGGCCATCGGTCGCGGCGCGACTCTCAATGAGCACCTCGCCCGCACGAGGTCGGTGGTGGAAGGGGTTGAAACCGCACGCAGCGTCGCCGATCTGGCCCGCGACCGGGGTGTCGACATGCCCATCACTGACGCCGTGTGCAGAATCCTCTTCGATGGCCTGCCTCCACTGGACGCCATTCACGAACTGATGACGCGAGAGGCGAAGTCGGAGCGGATCGGCTGA
- a CDS encoding methyltransferase domain-containing protein has product MTAPEARFTGLAADYAKARPDYPPAAFEAMVRGLARPVRAVDIGCGTGISTRQLATVADQVIGVEPNSEMLDQAKASKGHSPGLAPLEWRSAPAEQTGLPAGEFGLVLAAQAFHWFDADRALAEFARLLRPGGRAALLWNLRDDRDPVTAAYSAIAVPHAMRHLDATTIRARAEGGEPLARSRLFRNARRVDFIQTQHLDLEGTLQRARSASYFPREGAERAAALDALRGLFAERSHDGLLTLRYRTELHMAERPE; this is encoded by the coding sequence ATGACCGCACCCGAGGCTCGATTCACCGGACTGGCCGCGGATTACGCGAAGGCGCGACCGGATTACCCCCCTGCGGCATTCGAAGCGATGGTGCGCGGGCTTGCCCGTCCGGTGCGAGCGGTTGATATCGGCTGTGGCACGGGGATCTCCACGCGTCAACTCGCGACGGTCGCCGACCAGGTGATCGGCGTCGAGCCGAACTCGGAGATGCTCGATCAGGCGAAGGCTTCGAAGGGCCACTCCCCTGGGCTTGCGCCCCTCGAGTGGCGCAGCGCTCCCGCAGAGCAGACGGGCCTGCCCGCGGGCGAGTTCGGCCTGGTGCTCGCGGCGCAAGCCTTCCACTGGTTTGATGCCGATCGGGCGCTCGCCGAGTTCGCCCGGCTATTGCGCCCGGGCGGGCGGGCGGCGCTGCTCTGGAACTTGCGCGACGATCGCGATCCCGTGACCGCGGCGTACTCAGCAATCGCGGTTCCCCACGCGATGCGTCACCTCGATGCGACCACGATTCGGGCCCGCGCCGAGGGCGGCGAACCGCTGGCCCGCTCGCGTCTCTTCAGGAACGCCCGCCGGGTGGACTTCATTCAGACGCAACATCTCGATCTCGAGGGCACATTGCAGCGGGCTCGAAGCGCGAGCTACTTCCCGCGCGAGGGCGCCGAGCGAGCCGCGGCCCTCGATGCCTTGCGAGGTCTCTTCGCCGAGCGATCGCACGATGGCCTGCTGACCCTCCGCTATCGCACGGAGTTGCACATGGCCGAGCGGCCGGAGTGA
- a CDS encoding RNA-binding protein, translating to MKLYVGNLSFKTTNESLRELFEQHGSVRSAEVVTDRMTGRSRGFGFVEMDDSGQAQAAIQALNGKNIEGRDLTVNEARPREERSFGGGGGGGGGRGGYGGGGGGRGGYGGGGGGRGGRGGGGDRGGW from the coding sequence ATGAAACTGTATGTCGGCAACCTGTCGTTCAAGACGACCAATGAGAGTCTGCGCGAGCTGTTCGAGCAGCATGGCTCCGTGCGCAGCGCGGAGGTGGTGACGGATCGCATGACCGGTCGTTCGCGTGGCTTCGGCTTCGTCGAGATGGACGATTCCGGCCAGGCTCAGGCGGCCATCCAGGCCCTGAATGGGAAGAACATCGAGGGTCGTGACCTGACGGTCAACGAGGCTCGTCCGCGCGAGGAGCGGAGCTTCGGTGGTGGTGGCGGCGGCGGCGGTGGCCGCGGTGGCTACGGCGGTGGCGGTGGTGGTCGCGGCGGTTACGGTGGCGGCGGCGGTGGCCGCGGCGGCCGTGGCGGCGGCGGCGACCGCGGCGGCTGGTGA
- a CDS encoding PTS sugar transporter subunit IIA, producing the protein MKLLNIVVKEAIIPKLVAVKRDDSIGELLDALVKAGRVPAAKRDEFVKAVIKREKRGSTGIGHGVAVPHVKSLETDSVRVAVGLSERGVEFNALDRQPVHAIFLLVSPEERPEEHIAAMEAIVGCLGKDQFRRFLRQARSVDDVVTLLEEADAGRAVH; encoded by the coding sequence ATGAAACTGCTGAACATCGTCGTCAAGGAGGCCATCATCCCCAAGCTCGTCGCCGTGAAGCGCGACGATTCGATCGGGGAGTTGCTCGATGCGCTGGTCAAGGCGGGGCGTGTACCGGCGGCCAAGCGCGACGAGTTTGTCAAGGCCGTTATCAAGCGCGAGAAGCGGGGCTCAACCGGCATCGGTCACGGCGTCGCCGTGCCCCATGTCAAGAGTCTTGAGACCGATTCGGTGCGCGTGGCCGTGGGACTCAGCGAGCGCGGCGTTGAGTTCAATGCGCTCGACCGCCAGCCCGTGCACGCCATCTTCCTTCTGGTCTCTCCCGAAGAGCGACCGGAAGAGCACATCGCGGCCATGGAGGCCATCGTGGGATGTCTGGGCAAGGACCAGTTCCGCCGCTTTCTCCGTCAGGCCAGGAGCGTCGACGATGTCGTGACGCTCCTGGAGGAGGCGGATGCGGGAAGGGCCGTTCATTGA
- the mnmA gene encoding tRNA 2-thiouridine(34) synthase MnmA: MSRTKVVVAMSGGVDSSVAAALLLREGYEVIGCFMRLGSAEAREEAECDIKLHGDGEPGGRGGSIGAPRDAARCASRLAAPTRTSLPQAPRSHKQGCCSVNDAADARLVAAHLGIPFYAVNFERDFGRVMDYFVSEYNAGRTPNPCVRCNDWLKFGRLHALAKDLGAEFVASGHYARVVRGDGSGMTPRSGVGGDAAAALPAAGRARLLRGIDHGKDQSYVLFGTPRERLSEMLLPIGAMTKARVRALASELGLPVSEKPDSQEICFVPDQDYAGFIDRRSPHDLRPGDILDEDGRTIGTHDGHQRFTIGQRRGVPVALGRPVHVIAKDPVANTITVGARERLLRRGCTAAQSNWLIDPPADFIRCTAKVRSTAEPAPARVRAITPDTIEVVFDAPIESVAPGQAVVCYRDDEVIGGGWIEAAT; the protein is encoded by the coding sequence ATGAGTCGCACCAAGGTTGTCGTGGCCATGAGCGGCGGCGTGGACAGCTCCGTGGCTGCCGCGCTGCTCCTGCGAGAGGGATACGAGGTCATCGGCTGCTTCATGCGCCTCGGATCGGCCGAGGCGCGCGAGGAGGCGGAGTGTGACATCAAACTTCACGGCGATGGAGAGCCCGGCGGCCGCGGGGGCTCGATCGGTGCTCCGCGCGACGCCGCGCGATGTGCCTCGCGCCTGGCTGCGCCGACTCGCACCTCGCTTCCGCAGGCGCCGCGAAGCCACAAGCAGGGTTGTTGCAGCGTGAACGACGCGGCGGACGCGAGACTGGTCGCGGCGCACCTGGGCATTCCCTTCTACGCGGTCAACTTCGAGCGGGACTTCGGCCGTGTCATGGACTACTTCGTCAGTGAGTACAACGCCGGGCGCACCCCGAACCCCTGCGTGCGCTGCAACGACTGGCTCAAGTTCGGAAGGTTGCATGCGCTCGCGAAGGATCTTGGTGCCGAGTTCGTGGCGAGCGGCCACTACGCGCGCGTGGTGCGGGGCGATGGCAGTGGCATGACGCCCCGATCAGGGGTCGGCGGTGATGCCGCTGCGGCGCTCCCGGCCGCCGGACGAGCGAGGTTGCTGCGAGGCATCGATCACGGCAAGGACCAGAGCTATGTGCTCTTTGGCACGCCGAGAGAGCGCCTCAGCGAGATGCTGCTGCCGATCGGCGCCATGACCAAGGCGCGGGTTCGCGCCCTTGCCTCCGAGCTCGGGCTCCCGGTTTCTGAGAAGCCCGATTCGCAGGAGATCTGCTTCGTGCCCGATCAGGACTACGCGGGCTTCATCGATCGGCGCTCGCCGCATGACCTGAGGCCCGGCGACATTCTTGATGAAGACGGCCGGACCATCGGCACGCACGACGGCCATCAGCGATTCACGATCGGTCAGCGGCGGGGAGTGCCGGTGGCGCTCGGGCGACCCGTGCATGTGATCGCGAAAGATCCCGTCGCGAACACCATCACCGTCGGAGCAAGGGAGCGGCTTCTGCGACGCGGGTGCACGGCCGCACAATCGAACTGGCTCATCGATCCGCCGGCGGACTTCATCAGGTGCACGGCCAAGGTGCGCTCGACCGCCGAGCCCGCTCCGGCCAGAGTTCGCGCCATCACTCCGGACACGATCGAGGTCGTCTTCGACGCTCCGATCGAGTCCGTCGCTCCGGGGCAGGCGGTCGTCTGCTACCGCGACGATGAGGTGATCGGAGGCGGGTGGATCGAAGCGGCCACCTGA
- a CDS encoding DMT family protein, whose translation MRPFTPILLLAIANIFMTYAWYGHLRDLKHRTLIVAIVASWLVAFFEYCFQVPANRLGFGDGQGPYTLGQLKVIQEVLTMTIFAAFAAGYLRQPITLNYLWASLCLVGAAFFIFRDQVPSAALPTIPAP comes from the coding sequence ATGCGACCGTTCACGCCCATTCTCCTTCTCGCCATCGCCAACATCTTCATGACCTACGCGTGGTACGGACACCTGCGCGATCTCAAGCATCGCACGCTCATCGTGGCGATCGTGGCGAGCTGGCTGGTGGCGTTCTTCGAGTACTGCTTCCAGGTACCCGCGAACCGACTCGGATTCGGCGACGGACAGGGACCCTACACGCTCGGACAACTCAAGGTCATTCAGGAAGTGCTGACCATGACGATCTTCGCCGCGTTCGCCGCGGGATACCTTCGGCAGCCGATCACACTCAACTACCTCTGGGCGAGTCTCTGTCTGGTCGGCGCAGCGTTCTTCATCTTCCGGGACCAGGTGCCGTCGGCGGCTCTTCCGACGATTCCGGCGCCATGA
- a CDS encoding serine/threonine-protein phosphatase: MSSAAVATADPSRAGASMSTTQDIHTMRCMEVWGGNDAVDRGVAMPGLELWVRSEPLPGHTEGGDVHFVSSCGTGRISRMVVADVSGHGDGASSLAQGLRRLMRRFVNFVDQTRFVRALNDAIFSPTSGDFATSLTMTFFAPTRHLTLCNAGHPRPMFWSASTREWRVLAARQASARKPGTAPRNLPLGVLQPTEYEQFGLTLSENDLVLAYTDALVEARSPEGTPLGEAGVLKLLSMLDATRPDDLIPELMSALSKWCGGAPLEDDLTLLLLRQSGAAVSAGAVVRLKGVLKFLAIVLRNLLPIGNRPPIPWPEVSRSVLLGVSRRPEVEPAERTRPAP, from the coding sequence TTGAGTTCGGCCGCGGTCGCCACGGCCGATCCCTCCCGCGCCGGAGCGTCGATGAGCACCACCCAGGACATTCACACAATGCGCTGCATGGAGGTCTGGGGCGGCAATGACGCCGTCGATCGAGGTGTCGCCATGCCGGGCCTCGAACTCTGGGTGCGAAGCGAGCCGCTGCCCGGCCACACGGAGGGCGGCGATGTGCACTTCGTCTCCTCGTGCGGCACGGGGCGCATCTCTCGCATGGTCGTCGCCGATGTCAGCGGCCACGGCGATGGCGCCAGTTCGCTCGCGCAGGGTCTTCGTCGACTGATGCGCCGCTTCGTGAACTTTGTCGATCAGACGCGCTTCGTCCGAGCGCTGAACGATGCGATCTTCAGCCCCACCTCGGGGGACTTTGCCACCTCGCTCACGATGACCTTCTTCGCGCCGACGCGACATCTGACCCTCTGCAATGCCGGTCATCCTCGCCCGATGTTCTGGAGCGCATCAACCCGCGAGTGGCGCGTGCTGGCCGCGCGGCAGGCTTCGGCGAGGAAGCCCGGCACCGCACCGCGCAACCTGCCGCTGGGGGTCCTTCAACCGACGGAGTATGAGCAATTCGGACTCACCCTCTCTGAGAACGATCTGGTGCTCGCCTACACCGACGCGCTCGTCGAGGCCAGAAGTCCCGAGGGCACACCTCTCGGTGAGGCGGGCGTGCTCAAGCTGCTCTCCATGCTCGATGCGACCCGTCCCGATGACCTGATTCCCGAGTTGATGAGTGCCCTCTCGAAGTGGTGTGGCGGTGCACCGCTCGAAGATGACCTGACGCTCCTTCTCTTGCGTCAAAGCGGCGCGGCGGTGAGCGCGGGGGCCGTGGTTCGCCTGAAGGGTGTGCTCAAGTTTCTGGCGATCGTGCTCCGAAATCTGCTGCCGATCGGAAATCGACCTCCCATTCCCTGGCCCGAGGTCAGCCGAAGCGTGCTCCTGGGGGTTTCGCGCCGACCCGAGGTGGAACCGGCGGAGAGGACCCGGCCCGCTCCGTGA
- a CDS encoding class I fructose-bisphosphate aldolase translates to MPATTASKTVEILGAEADSLLSHKAKVDRKLLHLPGPDFIDRIWMQSDRSPQVLRNLQLMFNTGRLAGTGYMSILPVDQGIEHSAGASFAKNPLYFDGENIIKLAIDGGCNAVATTFGVLGSVSRKYAHKIPFIVKINHNELLTFPNKFDQILFGTVEEAWNLGAAAVGATIYFGSDNADRQIVEVANAFQHAHELGMATILWCYLRNNAFKKDGKDYHTSADLTGQANHLGVTIEADIIKQKQPELNGGYEALNMGGSSYGKFDKRIYTDLCSDHPIDLTRYQVLNCYCGRAGLINSGGASAGASDLADAVKTAVINKRAGGTGLISGRKAFQRPMADGVKLLHAIQDVYLDPEVTIA, encoded by the coding sequence ATGCCTGCCACCACCGCGAGCAAGACCGTTGAGATCCTCGGAGCCGAGGCCGACTCCCTCTTGAGCCACAAGGCCAAGGTCGATCGCAAGCTGCTGCACCTGCCCGGCCCGGACTTCATCGACCGAATCTGGATGCAGAGCGATCGCTCGCCGCAGGTGCTTCGGAATCTTCAGTTGATGTTCAACACCGGGCGGCTGGCAGGCACCGGGTACATGAGCATTCTTCCGGTGGACCAGGGCATCGAGCACTCGGCTGGCGCGAGCTTCGCAAAGAACCCGCTCTACTTCGACGGCGAGAACATCATCAAGCTCGCCATCGATGGCGGCTGCAACGCGGTTGCGACCACCTTTGGCGTCCTCGGCAGCGTGAGCCGCAAGTACGCCCACAAGATCCCCTTCATCGTCAAGATCAATCACAACGAGCTGCTGACCTTCCCGAACAAGTTTGACCAGATCCTCTTCGGCACGGTCGAAGAAGCGTGGAACCTCGGCGCGGCCGCGGTGGGGGCGACCATCTACTTCGGCTCCGACAACGCCGATCGACAGATCGTCGAAGTCGCCAACGCCTTCCAGCACGCCCATGAGCTCGGCATGGCCACCATCCTCTGGTGCTACCTGCGAAACAACGCCTTCAAGAAGGATGGCAAGGACTATCACACGAGCGCCGACCTCACCGGTCAGGCGAACCATCTGGGCGTCACGATCGAGGCGGACATCATCAAGCAGAAGCAGCCCGAACTGAACGGCGGATACGAGGCGCTCAACATGGGCGGATCGAGCTACGGCAAGTTCGACAAGCGGATCTACACCGATCTCTGCAGCGATCACCCGATCGATCTCACGCGCTACCAGGTCCTCAACTGCTACTGCGGTCGCGCAGGGCTCATCAACTCCGGCGGTGCGAGTGCAGGCGCGAGCGATCTCGCCGATGCGGTCAAGACGGCCGTCATCAACAAGCGCGCCGGCGGCACGGGACTCATCTCCGGCCGCAAGGCCTTCCAGCGTCCGATGGCCGACGGCGTGAAGCTGCTCCATGCCATTCAGGATGTCTATCTCGACCCCGAAGTGACCATCGCCTGA
- the cadA gene encoding cadmium-translocating P-type ATPase translates to MSTASASTGLSSGTSPSSRGHSSSRRAADPGAEGGRRLEQQLFLALVGGMLLLSAWIATLLGIDPQVADIPAALGAIILFIPLAWGAIREFLAGRPSSDTLASLAVFAALMSNLFLAAGFLAFFLWLAELVLSRTAWGAQRAIRDLVELTPDVARLVDGDSEREASLSEIRVGMVVRVRPGENLPVDGRVLSGTSSINQASLTGEAVPIEVEPGTDVYAGTSNLTGQIDIRVTAVAGETTIGKVETLIREAEGSRGQRQELIERLASYYVPVVLMVAGLVWFFASKSENAAIKAAAAERAITVLVVTCPGALLISYPTAMVAAFAAAARLGIMIKTTRVLEAAGNVDTVVMDKTGTLTTGRFSVSRLAPAEGVDPASLLQAAADAEQSSNHPLARSIMETAAKARLQPENLSKYEELHGRGVIAQTNGGSTIHAGRIEWLAQMNPAIEASVPGVESMIEGMSGVHVMRDGRYLGAVGLEDKLRRNAAEVVTKLRDLGVRRVAIFTGDRLSVAKRVGQAVGVDAIEAECLPEEKHEELKYLIRRGHRTLVVGDGINDGPILASADVGVAMGLSGSDIATNSAGVALMNDDLRHVPFLLELARRTRLIIAQNIGASLLLAIIGLALAATGNINIWATPFFYAVSYVFVIANSLRLVRFGEDFIGNEEARRAAEALAASKPARQLRQRGGSAAATAG, encoded by the coding sequence ATGAGCACTGCAAGCGCTTCAACCGGTCTTTCTTCCGGCACTTCGCCGTCTTCCCGAGGTCACTCGTCATCCCGCCGCGCCGCAGATCCCGGCGCCGAGGGAGGTCGTCGCCTCGAACAGCAGCTCTTCCTGGCGCTGGTGGGCGGAATGCTCCTGCTGTCCGCGTGGATCGCCACGCTGCTCGGCATCGATCCCCAGGTCGCGGACATTCCTGCGGCCCTCGGCGCGATCATTCTCTTCATTCCGCTCGCCTGGGGCGCCATCCGTGAGTTCCTCGCCGGTCGGCCATCGAGCGACACGCTCGCGTCGCTGGCCGTCTTTGCGGCGCTCATGAGCAATCTCTTCCTCGCGGCGGGCTTTCTCGCGTTCTTCCTCTGGCTCGCTGAGCTCGTCCTGAGCCGAACCGCGTGGGGGGCGCAGCGCGCCATCCGCGACCTGGTCGAACTCACCCCCGATGTGGCTCGACTGGTCGACGGTGATTCGGAGCGCGAGGCGAGTCTCTCGGAGATCCGCGTCGGCATGGTCGTGCGCGTCCGCCCCGGCGAGAATCTGCCCGTCGACGGCCGCGTCCTCTCGGGCACTTCGAGCATCAACCAGGCGTCCCTCACCGGTGAAGCCGTGCCGATCGAGGTCGAGCCGGGCACCGATGTCTACGCCGGCACCAGCAACCTGACGGGCCAGATCGACATCCGCGTGACCGCCGTCGCGGGTGAAACCACGATCGGCAAGGTCGAGACGCTCATTCGAGAGGCCGAGGGTTCGCGCGGTCAGCGCCAGGAACTCATCGAGCGCCTCGCGAGTTACTACGTTCCGGTGGTGCTGATGGTCGCCGGCCTTGTCTGGTTCTTCGCGAGCAAGAGTGAGAATGCCGCGATCAAGGCCGCGGCCGCCGAGCGCGCCATCACCGTGCTGGTGGTGACCTGCCCCGGCGCGCTGCTCATCTCCTATCCGACGGCGATGGTCGCCGCGTTCGCCGCGGCGGCGCGCCTCGGCATCATGATCAAGACGACGCGCGTGCTTGAAGCCGCGGGCAATGTCGACACGGTCGTCATGGATAAGACGGGCACGCTCACGACGGGCCGCTTCAGCGTCAGCCGACTGGCGCCCGCCGAGGGCGTTGACCCCGCGTCGCTCCTGCAAGCCGCCGCCGATGCGGAGCAGAGTTCCAATCACCCGCTGGCCCGCAGCATCATGGAGACAGCGGCGAAAGCGCGTCTCCAGCCTGAGAACCTCTCGAAATACGAAGAGCTTCATGGGCGCGGTGTCATCGCCCAGACCAACGGAGGAAGCACGATTCACGCGGGCCGTATCGAGTGGCTCGCGCAGATGAACCCCGCCATCGAGGCCTCGGTGCCAGGTGTCGAATCGATGATCGAGGGCATGTCGGGCGTCCATGTGATGCGCGACGGCCGCTACCTCGGCGCCGTGGGCCTCGAGGACAAGCTCCGCCGAAACGCCGCCGAGGTGGTGACCAAGCTGCGCGATCTCGGGGTGCGCCGCGTGGCCATCTTCACCGGTGATCGCCTGAGCGTGGCGAAGCGCGTCGGTCAGGCGGTCGGCGTCGACGCCATCGAGGCGGAGTGCCTCCCCGAGGAGAAGCACGAAGAGCTCAAGTACCTCATCCGACGCGGCCATCGCACGTTGGTGGTCGGTGACGGCATCAATGACGGCCCCATCCTCGCAAGCGCCGATGTCGGCGTGGCGATGGGCCTCTCCGGCTCGGATATCGCGACCAACTCCGCCGGCGTGGCGCTCATGAACGACGACCTTCGCCATGTGCCCTTCCTGCTCGAACTCGCGCGGCGCACCCGGCTCATCATTGCGCAGAACATCGGCGCGAGCCTCCTGCTGGCGATCATCGGCCTGGCGCTTGCGGCGACCGGCAACATCAACATCTGGGCGACGCCCTTCTTCTACGCGGTGAGCTATGTCTTCGTCATCGCGAACAGTCTCCGACTGGTCCGCTTCGGCGAGGACTTCATCGGCAACGAAGAGGCGCGGCGCGCGGCCGAGGCGCTTGCTGCGTCGAAGCCGGCGCGGCAGTTGCGTCAGCGCGGTGGATCGGCTGCCGCGACGGCGGGATGA